The segment TTGCTTGCAGTTTgagagaaattgaaatgatttcGTTCTGTCCATATTCAATCGCAACGCCTCGGTCCGTTCTGGCTTCGATCTAAGAAACCCGATTTCAGAGAAGAAGCATCGCTCGTAGGCGGTTAAAGCATCCATAGATTGTTTAATATCACTGCGTGTTGGTACAAATATGGACCTTTCTCTCCATGATACAGGTTGTAAAAAGTGTTCAATTGGAGGCAGGATTTCTCTTTGTTCGAGATCTTTTGAACTATTGAATTCCTCATTCAGTTGAATGTTTTGtaaaatctctaaaaaatcTCTCAACAGGCATACTAAGTACATTCCATCTATTAAACTATGATGAAAAGACAATGCaaatgaaaaattgtgcaaaaaACGATCTTTGTTACTTATCTGGCAACCAGAGCAAACATCGCCATTTTCTTGAATTATACTCCTTGTTTTTTGTATGATGATTCTCCACAAGGGGCCATCAGCTAAAAACTTCTTGTTGAGTGCCTCTTTCAGGAGATCTTCTGTCGACAAATACGACACACTGCAGTCAACACTACGGGAATTCCTCTCGACGAAATGAAAGCGATGTTCCGTGTCTTCGTCGATGAACATGCGCAACATTGGATGCTGCATTTGAAGACGTTCCATTGCTTCACGAACTTGGGACAGAGTAACACATTGAACACAGTCAAGATGGACCACCTGGGCACACATATCGATGCCTTTCTTGTGATACGTGTGATACATGGTCTCCAGTCTACCCAGGGTACGAACTGGAGCACGTTTAGCTCTACCCCCGCTCATTTCTCTGCCgtctatcatttcatttgtGACAACCAACTTCTTgacattcatttaaataaagCTCCCAGGCATTATAGCATTATCATGACGGTCCCTATCTACCCCCGCGTTACATAAGATTAAAACATATACCAAAGCAAGTAAACAATGTGTTAACGCTGTGGGTTAAATATTGTTGTTTATTGGTTACGGTACTAAACCATCgatgtacatcactgtttatctaTCCATTTCCTTGATCTGCTAGCTTACTCAGTTGTATTTACGGGAGTGGTCTCAATGTATCTTTGTTTAGTGGAAAAGAAAATCGTATCACAGTGACGTtgcctttcttttttttaaattgcgaATTATAACTTTCCAACAAATCTCCTAATCTTATGTTGAAAAAACCCCCCAAACAAACACCCCCTTCCCCCCAAAAATACCCCTCCCccaccaaaaaacaaaacaaaaaaaaaccccaaaataccTTTGCTTGGACGGGTTATTTCcttgttttttaattgtttaaatttccACTCGTGTTGAATAATTCTAGCTGTGTTAATAAAAGTTAAttcattttcagaaaaaaaaactgctGACACTTGAGCACACCTTGTTTTTGACATCTTTCTAAGAATACGCTCTAATTGTCAAAAATCATCACATCATCATACGtcgtttttaaatattgttttcacaCACTCTACAAGcaatagttttgaaagataaaCAGAAAAGATTTAATCGTTTGTCCTAATTTTTTATCAAGGAAATGTGTAACAATCTATACAATatgtaaatgcaaaaaaaatttttataagG is part of the Magallana gigas chromosome 3, xbMagGiga1.1, whole genome shotgun sequence genome and harbors:
- the LOC136274087 gene encoding uncharacterized protein, whose translation is MNVKKLVVTNEMIDGREMSGGRAKRAPVRTLGRLETMYHTYHKKGIDMCAQVVHLDCVQCVTLSQVREAMERLQMQHPMLRMFIDEDTEHRFHFVERNSRSVDCSVSYLSTEDLLKEALNKKFLADGPLWRIIIQKTRSIIQENGDVCSGCQISNKDRFLHNFSFALSFHHSLIDGMYLVCLLRDFLEILQNIQLNEEFNSSKDLEQREILPPIEHFLQPVSWRERSIFVPTRSDIKQSMDALTAYERCFFSEIGFLRSKPERTEALRLNMDRTKSFQFLSNCKQQHILVSGAIMAAASIAFAKRLKKSLQPTVKILDIPVDVMVDMRRYTTEPMKDFPIFPGTAAMHLYFLVKVPLQENLDSQTLFWRIAKKCSADMTSALDSSKPLRIMREEVEYEIDTVGEGVGKSPHVLCITNLNSVDRIVRPDEHPCFQLKGFTGLSKIGIDNHPVFEILVFSLNDRLHLDTAYCSGYTSDEEHCRRHSPRSVYDYAD